ACTGATACTGAACGCTCCCGATTTCTCACGTTTTGGTAAAACCCCAGTCTCATCAATGTGGTCTCAATTCATTGCACTTCCATTGTGTTTTGCCGTCATTTCATTGTTGGGTATCATCTGCGTCTCTGCCGCTTACACACTTTATGGGGTCAACTACTGGAGTCCACTAGATATCTTGAGTCGCTACCTTGATGGATACTCTGCCGGTGATCGTGCTGGTGTCTGCATAATTTCTTTTTCATTCCTGTTTGACCAACTTGGTGCAAATTTATCCAGCAATGCGATCCCAGCAGGCACAGATATGACCGCTTTACTACCGAaattcatcaccatcagACGTGGTTCATACATCTGTGCTGCAATCTCCTTAGCCATATGTCCCTGGAACCTGCTAGCCTCGTCCTCCAAGTTCACATCTGCCCTAAGCGCCTACGCTGTTTTCCTATCAGCCATCGCAGGTGTGATCTTTGCCGACTATTACATCTTGAGAAAGGGTTACGTGGACATATTCCACTGTTACACAAACAAACCTGGCTCTTACTACATGTACAACCGCTATGGTACCAACTGGAGAGCCGTTGTGGCTTACGTCGTTGGAATCGTACCGAACTTCCCTGGGTTCATCGGTTCAGTTGGTCCCAAGGTACCTGAAGGTGCCATGAAAGTTTACTACTTGAACTATTTCGTTGGATACCTGGTATCAGCAATCACCTACTTGATTCTAGCCTACTTTTTCCCCATGAGCGGTACACCAGAAGGTGTCAAAATGAGCGATAGGGTGTGGCTAGAACGCTGGGTAGAAGTAGAAGATTTCCCCTACGAGAGAGAACAATTCgagagaaattggaacaCACAACAGGAGCATTCCAAGAGCGCATGATAATAGTCATCAAGTcattattttattttttagTTATTATGTAAATCGTTAGTCGTTACGGAATATTAGTAATATAGTCATGAATCATTAGAAGAGAACTGTTCTCAAGCGTGTATCGGCTCACAATGAAACTCCAAAGGAGCCATTGTTTGATGTTCAACATCGCTTTCACTGTCGCTTTCATAATCGTCGCAAAGTTGTTCGCTGGCGATCGCTACCACGGGCGGTTGCCCCTGGTTACCGCAAAGAGACAAAGGCGTATAACGAAGTGCCTCGTCATACTCGTCTTCCTCGTCAGACTCATAATCTGAAGAGCTAGAATCACTTGCGCTACTCGAAGAAGGGAATTCACGAcattgttcatcaaaatcgtCTTCACTAGATATATATTCCACACTGCACTCTTCGGCGCGTTGTGCAGCTTTCCCACGATATTTGTCAATACCGCTTAGCAAACGATCTAGCAAATTTGCATGACCTACTAGCACTCTTAAATTGTAATCTTTGTTCTTACCACACTGAGCACAGCGCTCAAGCTTCCCGCGAGCCTTACTGGCAAGCAGATATTGTTGTCCAAGCGTTGCGTTCATTGTTGTACTGAGGATATCTACAATGGCTCTCAAGCAAAGAGTTTTACGACTATTTACCGACCTATAGGTATGTATTATATACGTATTTGTGACTGTTGCTTGTATCGAGCGGCTATTAGTCAGAAGCAGTTTGTAATAGCTCGGGAGGCCGACGCGGTGTTACGAACTTCGGCTTATTCCCACTTGGAAGCGCTTAAGCCGCAATGAGCGCGGAAACCCGTTCTAAGTTGGGCTCCTGCCCGAATCCCGCGGATCGGCGTTTGTGACGTAGGCACGTGACTGTTTTTTGGGTTTTTCTTCATGTCACGTGCTTTTCCCGAAGTTGACTCCGTTCTAGACCGCGCACGTGATactcttgaaatttatgACTTCTTGTTGAGTCACGTGATATCATTGTCATGTGACAGCATGCGCGGTTGGCCAATCGGGTTGTTGTATTTCTTACACCAATTTCCATCACCCATAACGAGTTTTCACCGATCGATGGGCTATGGCCTGTGGTTCTTCACCATCGTCGAACCAACCAACCAACCATCACCTACCTACCAGGGGTTGTATCTACTCTCTCTCTCGTCGATATCGGCTATAGCGTGCAATTACTGCTCGTACTTTTATatatctctttcaactgTCTTGTTTTTTTACTTGCAAGAGATTACTCCCGTACCCATTCGGCAGCGCACAACTATGTTGAGAACCACTAGTATTAGGTCTTCCTCTCATCTCTTGAGAAGATCCATTGCCACACAGGCCGCTCCAAAGGCTGAAGTTACCGCTCTTTCCAACGGTATCGTTGTCGCTACTAAGCACAACCCACATTCGCTTACTAGCTCCGTAGGTGTTGTCTTTGGTTCCGGTTCTACAGCTGAAAATCCATACAACAACGGTGTCTCGAACGTTTGGTCCAATGTCTTTACTGGTAAGCAAACTGCAGCTGAAGCAGCCAAGAAGGGTTTTTCTCTAAGTTCTACCGTTGGTAGAGATTTCCAATCCTACATCGTGGATTCCAAACCAGGTAGTGCATCTTCTGCACTGGAGTTCTTGCAAAGCAAGTTTTCTGCTCCTTTGAACGATTCCATTTTCGAAGAGACTAAGAACTCTGTATTGAGCCAAGTTAGTAACTTTGAACACAACGACCACGCTGGTCGTGTCATGGAGCACTTGCACTCTACGGCTTTCCAAAACACTCCATTGTCTCTTCCAACTAGAGGTACTGTCGAGTCCATTGAAACCTTGGTTCCATCCGATTTGCAATCCTTTGCTTCTAACCACTTTTTGGCTTCTAATGCCGTAGTGGTCGGTTCCGGTAACATTTCTCACCAAGAGCTAGTCAAAGCTGCTGAATCCCAAATCTCGTTGAAATCTGGTGCTAAGCCAGTTCAGAAGAAACAATCCTCTTTCTTGGGTTCCGAAGTTAGATTGAGAGATGACACTTTGCCAAAGGCTTGGATCTCTATCGCCgctgaaggtgaaaagatCACTTCTCCACACTACATGACTTCCCTATTGGCAGCTCAAGTGTTTGGCTCCTACAACGCTTCTGAGCCAGCTTCTAGACTGCAAGGTGTTAAGCTATTGGATATCCTTCAGGAATACCAAATCACTGACTCCTTTGATCATTTCTCTTTAGGTTACAAAGACTCTGGTCTATGGGGtttcaccaccaccactaGTGCTGTGGGCTCTATCGATGATCTAATCCACTTCACTTTGAAACAGTGGAACAGATTGACCATCTCTGTCACTGACACTGAGATCGCCCGTGCTAAGgctttgttgaaattgaaattggctTCTGCTGCTACCGACAACGCCTCTGTCGCTACCCATCTAGGTGCTGCTACTTTGGCTCAAGTCGAAAAGACCGACTTGGCCGAGGCTTACGCCGCAATCGATGCCTTGACCGCTAAGGACGTCAAGCAATGGGCTGGTGACAAATTGTGGGATCAAGATATCGCTATCGCCGGTGTCggtcaaattgaaggtcTATTGGATTACATGAGAATCAGAGCTGACATGTCCATGATGAGATGGTAATTTAATCCAATCCCAAAATCTTTACGTATTTATCAGACTTTATCGATGCAGATGGTTTCATATATATATTCCCTATGTACGCATCTCCgaccatcttcatccattCCATATTCTACACGAATTGAGAACTTTATTTATTCGACAATTTGTCTGCGTAGCTTTCCCACTATATGTTGCCCTGTGCATCCTGTTTTTGACCTTCAGGAGATATAAGAATCGATACTTGTTGTTCTAGGCTCGACATTTGAACATCCGGTCGTTGCTCTTCCGTAGATTGTGCTTTTAGTTTCTTTGGAGTGGTCACTCGAGTATTTCGCCTTGTCTTTTCTATGTACTCATAATCGTCCACCTCGGTTGGTTTCCTCTTACCATTCGAAGTAGCGCgatcttcctcatcttccgAGTCGTCATCATCCTCCTCCGATTGAGCGCCCTCAACGTaatcgtcatcgtcatcatccGAGTCGCCATCGCCCCCAGGTGCATCTTCGTAATATCCTTCAATTATGAAATCCTCGCTTTCGTTACGGCCTTCCAAATCGTTTATCTCTACATCCAtattttcatcctcatcaccATCCTCAAATCCGAGATTCGCTCCCATGATGCtatcaatctctttgataaatGGTACTAGTTCCTTCTCAGTCTCTTCGTCGATCCAGGGTATTTTTGTCAGAGAGACGTCCTCTTGATCACTCTCGCCATTGCTAAAATTGGTTTGATTTTTAGTTGCCTTTATAGATGCCCCAGTAGAACTCCAACTGGTTTTTACCAGACAGCAAGAAGTCATTGCACTGACAAACTTCCCAAGTTCATAAACCTTAAAATACTTGAATGGATCGTAACATAATTCGCATATGCGTACGATAGTGAAAGGATAcacttctttgatctgGAACTGGTCTCTCAAGTAGTCACCTAGAGCTATTAACTCACCTTTCAGTCGTCCAAATTCTTTATTCCCGTCATTTTCCTTTGTTCTAAAAATGCCTTCCGGTATGCTCACCGTTATATGCTCTATTATCTCTCCCAGCACTTCATCAGGTTCACTTTCATTCAACACATCAAATTCCCCATGTACTACTATTctctttaaaatttcaaaaaggcTCTTTGACCGTATACCCATCATATTGGTATCAACATCACTCACAGCCTGCTGCCCAGAAACTGTTATGGTTGTCATGGCTCCCTCGCAAAAATACTAACTCTCACCGTTTGTAAAGCAGTTATCCAATTAAAATGACACTGGATACCAGGTTTAATACCCATCTGTTGACTTATTGTTCATTGCATAGACACATCCCATCTCTTCAAGCGCGTAacttttcttctctgtagacgaaaaattttggtaatCCTATGTGAAAGTCCAGCAACGATTAAAAAGCCTAGAAGAGAAAGGCTTGAGCTTACAATTGAACCGATTGCCAAATGTTTAAGCTGGGTAGAAGCAGCCTGCAACGGCCAGTGGCCACTGTTGCTCGTATGAGCCGTTCTAGCGGTGCTGTTGTTCCACGTATGATGACCATATCGATGAGATTGCAAAGTACCGAGTCAAAGCCACAGGAATCAAATGAATTCAGCGacgaaaagattgatgaatgGTTAGAAGCCATCAAATCGTTGAGGGCCGAGTTTTCAGAACAAGAGTTTTTACCTGAGACCTCTTTGGCACCTCCAGGCCAAACGAGAATAGATATAATAGGAGATGTGATGGCAGCAAGCAAAAAATTCGAACCCACTAAGCAGCAAATGGAAGAATGGGAAAGATTAAAGGATGTTCCAATCCCTCAGAGAAAGGATCCCATTTTGCAGCATGTTACAAATATGGTAATGAGACATGGTAAGAAACAACGTGCAGAAAAGATACTTTCGAGAGCTCTTTACTTGGTTTTTTGCCAAACGCGTCAGGATCCAGTCGAGGTGCTCAAAAAGGCTCTAGACGAATTAGCGCCACTCATGATGGTTAGAACTTTTAACACAGGTGTGGCCAAAGCTGCTGTGATCCCTGTtcctttgaatcaaagacaaagaaacagaatTGCTTGGAAGTGGATTGTAGAAGGTGCAGACAAGAGGGCTTCATCAGATTTCGCCGTAAGATTGGGAGAAGAACTAATCTCGGTGTACAAAGGTAACAGTTCCGGTTACGACAAGAGAGATCAAATACACAAGACAGCCATTGCCCACAGATCCTACATCAGATTGAAATGAGCCTGTATATATGCCAGAAAGACGATATGTAAATACCTAGGCGGATTGGCTTACCGCTCCTGCCAAAACGCAATCAAAATCCCAACAATGCTACCCACAACGTTGTACGCCATATCCATAAGATCAAAAGTCCGCCTTCCATGAGACAAGAAGCTCTGCAAGAATTCACTGCCCACAGCAGAAAAGAGACACACTACTACTGCAACCACATATTTATCAATGCTCGTGAATTCCCAAGTACGCCCATTGTCCATATCATAAATTCTCCGCCTCAAGCAGATTTCAATCCTCCGGCAGGCTAACATCCTAACAAATAACCAGGATTCCACCAGGAAGGCCATGAAGTGCACAAGCTTGTCATGTCCCGTCACAACCGAAGCTACTTTATCATTCGTAGTCACGCCTAAGGTAAAGACAAATCACCGAGAACATCATGAAGCTTCCCGCATACCTCCTACGCAGTTCTAACATTTCTCGATTGACCTCGTTCGGGGCGGATCAAAGCCCTCTTGAAGCTCTTCGTGAGTGTTCGTTCGCTATATAGTCAAGCGAGAAAATCACGTACCACGTATCTCCTTTATCAAGGCGACTTATTAAGGAGCATTGTAAGTCAAAGCTAACAACCAATAACgaaatcatcaaaggtAAACGTTATAGGCTCTCACCATGAGTTCCATAACTTTTCAAACGCCTCTTACACCGGAGGAGAATAATTTGTTTCGCGAGCAGTTCCGCAGGctggatgatgaagaattgggAATAGTTACAGGCGAAGCTGTGAAACCCCTATTTGCCGCTTCTGGGTTACAAGCTCAAACTTTATCCCAGGTCTGGGCTCTTGTCGATGTGAATAACAATGGCTTTTTAAGTTTTGACGAATTTGGTGCTGCTCTGAGAGTAATCGGTCATTTGCAACAGTATCCAAGTTTAGCGATTACCAGCGATCTATATGCGCATCCTTCTGCTAAACTGCCCGTTTTGAATGGGTCCCAAGTGGGAATTCAACGTGCTAGTTCTCAAACTTCAGCACCAATTCCAGTGCTTGCACCTCAGAGCCTGTCGAAGTACTCCCAATTGTATGATAGAGCTGCAAATGGTGCCCTCACCTTGCCCGGTGACAAGGCTAAGGAtattttcttgaaggcTAGATTGCCTACATCTACTCTGGGAGAAGTGTGGGCTTTATGTGATAGAAATGCCTCCGGATCCTTGGATAAGACAGAGTTTGTTATGGCAATGCACTTGATCCAGTTGTGTATGACAAACAGCCCCTCAGTCAACCCATTGCCTTCTACACTACCTAGCCAATTGTGGAATTCCATTGGTGCCAGTGTTGCCGCTACAGTGGCTCCCTTGAGTGCCAACTCCACTGGCAGATCATCTCTTGGCAGACGAAGCACTATCTCACGTCTTTCTTCGGGTGTTTTCACTAGCGCTTCAACAGATTGGTCTTTGTcgatggagaagaaacagCAATTTGATGCAATCTTTGACTCTCTGGACAAAGCACGTACGGGGTCTCTCAGCTCGCAGGTTTTAGTTCCATTTTTCCTgtcttcaaagttgaatCAGGATACATTGGCTAGCATCTGGGATTTAGCTGATATTCACAACAATGCGGAGTTTACCAAACTGgaatttgcaattgcaatgTTTTtaattcaaaagaagaacgcTGGGGTGGAACTTCCCGATGTTGTCCCTGACCAGTTGTTGCATTCACCCGCTCTAGGTTTAtatcaacagcagcaacaaccTCAGTTAGCAGTTCCTTCTAGAGAAACGAAACCTTCATTTCAGGACCAAGTTCAACCTCAGATTCCTCAAAATTCAAACAACGGTTCATTGAATGACTTGATGGCTCTCAATAGCTCATTCGCCTCTCCTTCTCCACAACCACCCATTCGTCATAGTTCTAGCAACTTTGGACGAGACACAGGTTACACAGCTGCACCAGCCAGTCATTCGGCTAGAAATGTGCCTGGACAGGTAGATTGGAGCTCACCCAATGTCATACGggaggatgaagaagagaggaCGATGCAAGGCCAATACCAAGTGCAGTCTCAACAACCGCAGCAACAACAGATGCAGCCGCAAGCACAGCCAGTTCAATATCAACAGGTGCAGCAAACGCATGCTCCAAGTGTACCTCAAACGGTCTCGAAGAGTGTGTCTCCAAATGCCGCACATCAAACTTCCAACTTATCTCAAGTTCCCAACTTCGCATCCATTGGGCTCAGTGGGGCATCCGCTGCAGCAGGAATGGTGGGAGCTGTTGGAGGGTCAGGTCACCGAAACAATGATTTGTATGCGGATGCAGAGGCTTCTTCTCAGCTTTCATCAGCGACAACTGAGATGGCAAACTTATCCAATCAAGTGAACTCTTTGTCCAAACAGGCTACCATTACCAACGAGAAAAAGGCCAGGGCAACGCAGGAGCTCAAGCGCGTTAATGAGATGAAGGCTGCGATCGAAGGCAAGCTGGCGACATTGCGCTCTACTCATGAACAGAATGTTAAGGAAACTGAAACTTTGGAGGCTCAATTAGCCGAGGCAAACAAAGAATCTGAGGGTTTGAATCAGCAGTTAGCAGTAATCGAAGGTAACTATCACGCGACCGAGTCAAAAGTGAGGGACCTGACCGATGAGTTGCAGCAAGCTCAGCAAAAGAATGCCCAATTGAAAGAACAGATCTCGAGTCTGAACTCAAATTCGGCTGCTCTTCAATCACGGTTAGCGGAAAGACAGCAGCATGTGAAGCAGGAAAGATCTTTGGTCGATGTTAACAGCAGACAGCTAGAGGTAAGTCAAATCACGGTTGCAAATTTCGAAAGTGAAATCCAAGGACTTGGTGAAAAGTTATCTGTGTATCTATCGAAGCGCaaagaattggatgatTATCAGAAAACCGTCGAGGAACAACATTCCCAATTGCAAACCAAGTATCAAGCGCTGGAAACTGGAAATGCGGACTTGAAGGCCCGTGaggaagagcttgaaaaccGCAACAAACAAGTTGAGGAACAAGAGAAACTTTACGAGCAGCACGTCAATCGACTACAAAATATGTTCGTGGACCTTTCCAAGAGAAAGGAATCCCTGGACAAAGCTGAGGAGGATTTGGAAAAGCAACATATAGAATATGCTAATAAGGTTCAAGACCTATCTGAGAGACAGATGAAATTGGCCATGGGCGAATTGCCCAGTGACAGCAAGGAGATTATCTCGAAGAACACAGCATCAAATGCAAACCGCGAAGAAGATGTGTCCAAGTTCGTAGATGACAGTGTGGCAAACTCCAAACTAGGTAATGCAAcgaatgaagatgaggaaagaACTGAGAGCGAAGTTTTTGATAAGGATGTTCCCACCAATGGCTCACAAACGGAGGCTGACGACGAGTCCGAGGCTGCGAGACACATTAACGAAGCCGAACGAGCTGAAAATTTAGCCGATAGATTTGAAGGCGATCTAAATGAGTATGGAATTCCAAGGTCGCAGTCTCTTACCTCATCAGTGGCCAATAATCCTCCTCAATCTGTTATGGATGATACAGGATTACCACAGAAGCTTGACGAGTCTGCTGGTGCGAGGACAAATGATAGAGACTTGACGACAGCGGCTACTCAGATTCCGGGTCACTGGGAGGAACCTGCTACTTCCACTGCCGGCACTGCTCAGCCAACCTCTTCCCCAGAGGCGTCATCAAAGACAGAGGCTGAACCACTATCCAATGATAAAGCTCACTTTGCTAATAAAAATGTGTCACAACATACATCATCCCTGGTGGCTTCAGGAACTGCGCCAAGTTTTGAGCAAGTTGttccaaaatcaaataaCGATACTAATGAAGTATTTCCTCCAATAAAGAACCTTCACATCGATGACAGtacttcatcctcatcatcatctgaagatgaatttcaagatacAAGGGAAGAAGCTGTTGCCGgtgttgagaagaagaaggggTTCGCTACTACAGTAGGCGAAGATCACCCATCCAAGTCGAATCAACAGCAAACTATTGCTACCCCAAGTGCTCCAACTGCAAAGGATGAGTTCGATGATGCTTTCACTGGCCTAGAGCAGGCCGCTGATGAAGAGGGACAAGATTTAGCAGATGATCACCAGAACAGTGGCTCCATGGAAGCTTtcgaaaagattgatcacGGGGATTTGGACGAAGAGTTACAGCATAATGCATTTACAGGAACTCTAACAAGTGATACTGGTGCTCCCGCGGGGGGCCCTCACGACGTATCAGATAATGTTAGCAATGATGAATGGGATGAGATTTTTGCAGGGTTTGGAAATGCCAAAGTACCAGTGACTAATACAAACACGGGAGCGTCCACTGACATTCCAGTGCAGCAGCCAGTTCCCTTAACgcaaaatttcaattctacTAGCTCCCCAGTAAACCGTAAGATCGCCACCACTCCCAGATCTTTagccattgaagaattgagcGGTATGGGCTTCACTGAGCAGGAAGCTTTGGGCGCTTTGGAAAAAACAATTGGGATTTGGAAGCAGCtaccaatttcttgttggacAGTGCTTAAATGAGTTTGAATTAATGTAACTATATCTTTGCCCATATATATGAAACTCAACTTTATGAAAGCCAAACAATACTCTTATGCAGTTCTGATAGTAACCTCGCGCCAGCTCGAGGTTAGAGACGAGGCCTTCAGTCACAGATTGCGTAGCTCAAGCAGCATATCATTCAAACCTTGAACCAGTGTCTCATCAAGTGGTTGCTCTATCGCGGTCCCTAGATATTTGTCGTATAGTTTTGTTAGTTCTACTTGTTCATTATCCAGTTCCGCCACTAATTCATTAAGCTCTTGCTGCATATTCACGTTTATCTCCTTTATGTTCGCAAGTCTGTCGTCCAATTGTTGAGTAGCAatgattctttctttgtacAAGTTACCTTGGATCAGTTTTTCACTCGACAATTCGTCAATTGGTGTGCTATCTTTCATGATATCGCCTCGCTGATTAGACAAACGAAGCCGTTCCTTCGCTTCTGATACTAAATCGTCCAGTTCATCTAATTTCTCCTTTACATTCCTTTCCACCAGTATCTCGTCAAACTCTCTCTTACAAAGTTCTGTCCAGAATTCTATAACCTGCCGCTGGCAAGTGACTAGGTTCGATGAACCATCTCTTGTATTAGAGTATCTCGGAAAGCAAGAGCTCACTTTCTCCCAGCTTTCTAGCTTGGAGATGGATTGATTAAGAGCCTTGTTGAAAACCTGTTTCAGCCTTAGATATCTAATCTTCTGATCA
The window above is part of the Torulaspora delbrueckii CBS 1146 chromosome 3, complete genome genome. Proteins encoded here:
- the ECM13 gene encoding Ecm13p (similar to Saccharomyces cerevisiae ECM13 (YBL043W) and YJR115W; ancestral locus Anc_7.483); the encoded protein is MNATLGQQYLLASKARGKLERCAQCGKNKDYNLRVLVGHANLLDRLLSGIDKYRGKAAQRAEECSVEYISSEDDFDEQCREFPSSSSASDSSSSDYESDEEDEYDEALRYTPLSLCGNQGQPPVVAIASEQLCDDYESDSESDVEHQTMAPLEFHCEPIHA
- the COR1 gene encoding ubiquinol--cytochrome-c reductase subunit COR1 (similar to Saccharomyces cerevisiae COR1 (YBL045C); ancestral locus Anc_7.484); the encoded protein is MLRTTSIRSSSHLLRRSIATQAAPKAEVTALSNGIVVATKHNPHSLTSSVGVVFGSGSTAENPYNNGVSNVWSNVFTGKQTAAEAAKKGFSLSSTVGRDFQSYIVDSKPGSASSALEFLQSKFSAPLNDSIFEETKNSVLSQVSNFEHNDHAGRVMEHLHSTAFQNTPLSLPTRGTVESIETLVPSDLQSFASNHFLASNAVVVGSGNISHQELVKAAESQISLKSGAKPVQKKQSSFLGSEVRLRDDTLPKAWISIAAEGEKITSPHYMTSLLAAQVFGSYNASEPASRLQGVKLLDILQEYQITDSFDHFSLGYKDSGLWGFTTTTSAVGSIDDLIHFTLKQWNRLTISVTDTEIARAKALLKLKLASAATDNASVATHLGAATLAQVEKTDLAEAYAAIDALTAKDVKQWAGDKLWDQDIAIAGVGQIEGLLDYMRIRADMSMMRW
- the PSY4 gene encoding Psy4p (similar to Saccharomyces cerevisiae PSY4 (YBL046W); ancestral locus Anc_7.485) encodes the protein MTTITVSGQQAVSDVDTNMMGIRSKSLFEILKRIVVHGEFDVLNESEPDEVLGEIIEHITVSIPEGIFRTKENDGNKEFGRLKGELIALGDYLRDQFQIKEVYPFTIVRICELCYDPFKYFKVYELGKFVSAMTSCCLVKTSWSSTGASIKATKNQTNFSNGESDQEDVSLTKIPWIDEETEKELVPFIKEIDSIMGANLGFEDGDEDENMDVEINDLEGRNESEDFIIEGYYEDAPGGDGDSDDDDDDYVEGAQSEEDDDDSEDEEDRATSNGKRKPTEVDDYEYIEKTRRNTRVTTPKKLKAQSTEEQRPDVQMSSLEQQVSILISPEGQKQDAQGNI
- the RSM7 gene encoding mitochondrial 37S ribosomal protein uS7m (similar to Saccharomyces cerevisiae RSM7 (YJR113C); ancestral locus Anc_7.486), whose protein sequence is MFKLGRSSLQRPVATVARMSRSSGAVVPRMMTISMRLQSTESKPQESNEFSDEKIDEWLEAIKSLRAEFSEQEFLPETSLAPPGQTRIDIIGDVMAASKKFEPTKQQMEEWERLKDVPIPQRKDPILQHVTNMVMRHGKKQRAEKILSRALYLVFCQTRQDPVEVLKKALDELAPLMMVRTFNTGVAKAAVIPVPLNQRQRNRIAWKWIVEGADKRASSDFAVRLGEELISVYKGNSSGYDKRDQIHKTAIAHRSYIRLK
- the TDEL0C03500 gene encoding uncharacterized protein (similar to Saccharomyces cerevisiae YJR112W-A; ancestral locus Anc_7.487); this translates as MAFLVESWLFVRMLACRRIEICLRRRIYDMDNGRTWEFTSIDKYVVAVVVCLFSAVGSEFLQSFLSHGRRTFDLMDMAYNVVGSIVGILIAFWQER
- the EDE1 gene encoding Ede1p (similar to Saccharomyces cerevisiae EDE1 (YBL047C); ancestral locus Anc_7.488), which encodes MSSITFQTPLTPEENNLFREQFRRLDDEELGIVTGEAVKPLFAASGLQAQTLSQVWALVDVNNNGFLSFDEFGAALRVIGHLQQYPSLAITSDLYAHPSAKLPVLNGSQVGIQRASSQTSAPIPVLAPQSLSKYSQLYDRAANGALTLPGDKAKDIFLKARLPTSTLGEVWALCDRNASGSLDKTEFVMAMHLIQLCMTNSPSVNPLPSTLPSQLWNSIGASVAATVAPLSANSTGRSSLGRRSTISRLSSGVFTSASTDWSLSMEKKQQFDAIFDSLDKARTGSLSSQVLVPFFLSSKLNQDTLASIWDLADIHNNAEFTKLEFAIAMFLIQKKNAGVELPDVVPDQLLHSPALGLYQQQQQPQLAVPSRETKPSFQDQVQPQIPQNSNNGSLNDLMALNSSFASPSPQPPIRHSSSNFGRDTGYTAAPASHSARNVPGQVDWSSPNVIREDEEERTMQGQYQVQSQQPQQQQMQPQAQPVQYQQVQQTHAPSVPQTVSKSVSPNAAHQTSNLSQVPNFASIGLSGASAAAGMVGAVGGSGHRNNDLYADAEASSQLSSATTEMANLSNQVNSLSKQATITNEKKARATQELKRVNEMKAAIEGKLATLRSTHEQNVKETETLEAQLAEANKESEGLNQQLAVIEGNYHATESKVRDLTDELQQAQQKNAQLKEQISSLNSNSAALQSRLAERQQHVKQERSLVDVNSRQLEVSQITVANFESEIQGLGEKLSVYLSKRKELDDYQKTVEEQHSQLQTKYQALETGNADLKAREEELENRNKQVEEQEKLYEQHVNRLQNMFVDLSKRKESLDKAEEDLEKQHIEYANKVQDLSERQMKLAMGELPSDSKEIISKNTASNANREEDVSKFVDDSVANSKLGNATNEDEERTESEVFDKDVPTNGSQTEADDESEAARHINEAERAENLADRFEGDLNEYGIPRSQSLTSSVANNPPQSVMDDTGLPQKLDESAGARTNDRDLTTAATQIPGHWEEPATSTAGTAQPTSSPEASSKTEAEPLSNDKAHFANKNVSQHTSSLVASGTAPSFEQVVPKSNNDTNEVFPPIKNLHIDDSTSSSSSSEDEFQDTREEAVAGVEKKKGFATTVGEDHPSKSNQQQTIATPSAPTAKDEFDDAFTGLEQAADEEGQDLADDHQNSGSMEAFEKIDHGDLDEELQHNAFTGTLTSDTGAPAGGPHDVSDNVSNDEWDEIFAGFGNAKVPVTNTNTGASTDIPVQQPVPLTQNFNSTSSPVNRKIATTPRSLAIEELSGMGFTEQEALGALEKTIGIWKQLPISCWTVLK
- the NNF1 gene encoding MIND complex subunit NNF1 (similar to Saccharomyces cerevisiae NNF1 (YJR112W); ancestral locus Anc_7.489); translation: MTNDQKIRYLRLKQVFNKALNQSISKLESWEKVSSCFPRYSNTRDGSSNLVTCQRQVIEFWTELCKREFDEILVERNVKEKLDELDDLVSEAKERLRLSNQRGDIMKDSTPIDELSSEKLIQGNLYKERIIATQQLDDRLANIKEINVNMQQELNELVAELDNEQVELTKLYDKYLGTAIEQPLDETLVQGLNDMLLELRNL